CCAGGCCCAGGTCCGCGGCTTCTTCCGCAGCCAACGCGTGGACGAGGTCTACCTGGCCGCCGCCAAGGTCGGCGGCATCCACGCCAACAATACCTATCCGGCCGACTTCATCTACGACAACATGATGGTGGAAGCCAACGTCGTGCACGAGGCACGCGCGAGCGGCGTGCAAAAGCTGCTGTTCCTCGGCTCGTCCTGCATTTACCCACGCCTGGCGCCGCAGCCGATACGGGAGGAGTATCTGATGGGCGGCGCGCTGGAGCCGACCAACGAGCCGTACGCAATGGCCAAGATCGCCGGCATCAAGCTGTGCGAGAGCTACAACCGCCAGTACGGCACCGACTACCGCAGCGTGATGCCGACCAATCTCTACGGTCCTGGCGACAACTACCACCCAGAAAACAGCCACGTGATTCCGGCCCTGCTGCGGCGCTTCCACGAAGCCCGGCAGGGCAATGCGCCGGAAGTCGTAATCTGGGGCAGCGGCAAGCCGATGCGCGAATTCCTCTACGTCGACGACATGGCCGCGGCTTGCCTTCACGTGATGAACCTCGACCGCGATACCTATGTCGCGCACACCGATCCGATGCATTCGCACATCAACGTCGGCACCGGCGAAGACGTCACGATCGCCGAGCTGGCGCGCCTGGTCGGCGAGACCGTCGGCTATCGCGGCCGCATCGTGTTCGATACCAGCAAGCCCGACGGCACGCCGCGCAAGCTGCTCGACGTGGGCAAGCTCAAGCAGCTCGGCTGGCAAGCCAGCACGTCACTGCAGGAAGGTCTGCGTCGTACCTACCAGGCTTTTGCCATGCAGGCGGCGGAGCAGGACAAGCTCGCCCCAGCCTGAAGACGCGCGGCCGTGCAGCGTGCCTGCGTGGCCGTGTGCGTGCGGACGCCGCGTTCATCCGAGTCACTACCTTGAACAATATTCACCAGGCTGCCATGAAGACGATATCGTTTCCCTCACTACCCAAGCGTGCGCTGTGCGCTGCACTGATCCTGGCCACCGCCACCTTGAGCGGCTGCGGCGACAAGGTGAAGGAAAGAAAGCCGGGGCAGGCCCTGGCGAGCGTGAACGGCGAGGAAGTCACGATGCTCCAGCTGAACGAGGAAATGCAGCGCGCCAGCGTGCCCGCTACCCGGCAGGATACGGCCAGCAAGCAATTGCTGCAGGTGCTGATCGACCGCACGCTGCTGGAAGAGGCGGCGGCCAAGGAAAGCCTCGACCGGGACCCGAAAGTCATGCAGGCGATCGACCGCGCGCGTGCGCTGATCGTCGCCCAGGCTTACCTGCAAAAGCGCATCGGCAACGTGGCGCGGCCGACGCCCGCCGAGGTGGAAGATTACTTCAACAAGCACCCGGGGCTTTTCTCTAACCGCAAACAGTTCAGCATGGACGAACTCGTGATCGCCACCAACGACCTGACGCCCGAAGTGCGCGGCGCAGCCGACCGTGCGAAGTCGCTGGAAGAAGTGGCGGTCTGGCTGGATGCCCGCAAGATCAAGTATGGCCGCAGCCAGATCACGCGCAGCACGGCTGACGTGCCCGAACCGCTCTCGAGCAAGCTGCTTGGTCAACCGAAAGGGCAGCTGTTCGTGATCAAGGAAGAGCCGCGTGCGGTTTTCATTGCCGTGACCGAAATCAAGGATGCGCCTGTCAGTCTGCAGGCGGCTTCGAGCCAGATCGAGCAGTACCTGATGGCCCAGAAAAACAGGGAGCTGGCTGCGGCGGAACTGCAGCGCCTGCGCGCCAACGCCCGGATCGAATACATCAACAAATCGATGATGCCCGACACCGCGCCGGGGGCGCTGCCCGCCGGCGCTCCGCCGAGCAGCACCGTGGCCGGCGCAGGGCCGGCGGCGGCGCTCGGCACGGTCCCGCGCATCGCGCCGGCCGGCAACGTCGGCGCGGACAAGGACGCACTGGCCCGTGGTGTCGCCGGCATGAAGTGACAAAAAAGCAGATTTATCTTGACGAGCACGAAGGAGCAGACATGAAACGATTCGTACACTGGATGATGGCGACGATGTTGATGCTGGCGGCCGGGCTGGCCGCGAACGTGGCCGATGCGGGCGAGGTGCTGCTCGGGCCCGGCGACGTGGTCAAGGCATCGGTCTATGGCAGTCCGGACTTGTCGCTCGAGACCCGGGTATCGGAAAGCGGCGGCATGACCTTTCCCTTGCTGGGCAACGTCCAGGTCGGCGGCCTGTCGGTGCAGCAGGCCGAAAAGAAAATCGGCGGCTTGCTCGAGAAGGGCGGCTACCTGAAGAAGGCCCAGGTCAACCTGCTGGTCACCACGCTCGCCAGCCAACAGGTGTCGGTACTGGGCCAGGTGAACCGGCCGGGCCGCTACCCGATCGACGGCACGCGCAAGGTGCTCGACCTGCTGGCGCTGGCCGGCGGCATCGGCGTCGACGGGGGCGACATGGTGACGCTGGTGCGCAACCGCAACGGCAGCGTCTCGCGCGAAACCATCGACGTGGTCGACATCGTGCGCAAGGGCGAACTGAACCGCGATTACGAAGTCGCCGGTGGCGACATCATCTTCGTGGAGCGTGCGCCGCGCGCCTACATCACGGGCGAAGTGAACCACCCGGGCGCGTTTCGCCTCGAGCGTGCGATGACCGTGCAGCAAGCCGTGTCGGCCGGCGGAGGGCTGACGCCGCGCGGCACCCAGCGCGGGCTGCGTATCGTGCGCCGCGGTGCGGACGGGACGATGCAGACGATCGATGCCAAGACGGACGATCTCGTACAAACCGACGACGTCATCACCGTCAGGGAGTCCTGGTTCTAAGCAGTCGGCGCCCCAGCTTTTGTTCCACTCCGGTTAAAGGTTCATCATGAACGTTCATCAATTCCTGTTGATCTTGCTTGCTCGGAAAAAGATCATCCTGACGACCCTCCTGCTGACGGTCGCGCTGGCGCTTGGCTTCAGTCTGATCCAATCCAAGACCTACAAGGCCACGGCGTCCGTTCTGCTGAACTACAAGGGCGTCGATCCCCTGACCGGCCTGACGATGCCCGGCCAGCTGATGCCAGGCTATATGGCAACGCAGATCGACATCATCGGCAGCAAGAACGTGGCATTGCGCGTGGTGGATGCGCTGCACCTGGCCAGCAGCCCGGCGGTGGTCGAGCAGTTCAACCAGGCCACCGGTGGCCGGGGCACGGCACGCGATTGGCTGGCCGACCTGCTGGTCAAGAAACTCGAGATCGTGCCTTCGCGCGAATCCTCGGTCGTCGAGATCAGCTTCAAGGGCGCCGACCCGCAATTCGCGGCCGCGGTCGCCAACGCTTTCGCCGACGAATACCAGAAGCTCACGGTCCAGCTCAAGAACGAGCCGGCCAAGAAGGCCTCGTCGTATTTCAACGAACAGACCAGGCAACTGCGCGACAACGTCGAAGCGGCGCAGGCGCGGCTGTCCAAGTATCAGCAGGAAAAGGGCATCGTCACGCTCGACAATAACCGCATCGACGTGGAGCTGCAGCGCCTGAACGACCTGTCGTCCCAGCTCGTCGCGGCCCAGACCGCCGCGATGGAAGCGAACTCGCGCCAGGCCGCTGCCGACAGCTTGGCGATGAGCTCGCCGGACGTCGCCAACAACGCGCTGATCCAGCAGATGCGCGGCAATCTGGCGATGGCAGAAGGCAAGTTCGCCGACAATTCCGAGCGCTACGGCAAGAACCACCCGCAATACCAGGCGGCCCAGGCCGAACTGAACAAGGTGCGCAGCGAACTCAACGCTGCGCTCGGCACGGTGTCGCGCAGTGTCGGCAGCAACGCACAAGTGCTGCGCCAGCGCGCGGACGAACTGCGCCAGGCGGTCGCCGACCAGAAGACCCGGGTGCTCGAGCTGAACCGCACCCGCGACGAGCTCGGCGTGCTGCTGAAGGACCTCGACAGCGCCCAGCGTGCCTTCGACGCGGCCTCGCAGCGCTTCTCGCAAACCCGTATCGAATCGCAGTCCGAGCAATCCGACATCTCGCTGCTGAACCCGGCCGTGGCGCCGACCGACCCGTCCGGCCCGCGCGTGCTGCTCAACACGCTGGTCTCGGTCCTGATCGGCACCATTCTCGGCGTCGGCCTGGCGCTGCTGCTGGAACTGCTGAACCGCCCGCTGCGCGCCGCCAGCGACGTCAAGGACATGCTCGGCATCCCGGTACTCGGCACGATCGACTGGACGCCGGCGCACGGCCGCAGGGGCGGCATCCGCGGCCTGATGGCGCCACGCCGCCTGCTGCGACTGAATTGAACGAGGGGCTCGACCATGAATTCACCAGTGCTATCCACGCTCTCGCCCGAACACGCCGCCGAAATGAGCATGGGCGCGCTCCTGCTCGATGCCGGTAAGCTCAAACCTGAAGACGCCGAGCGTGTGCTGCGCATGCAGAAGGAAACCGGCATTCGTTTCGGCGAGGCCGCGGTCCGGCTCGGCCTGGTCAGCGAGAGCGACGTCCAGCAAATGCTGGCGCGTCAATTCTCCTATCCCTATCTGCAGAAAGGACAGGCTGGCCTGTCGCCCAAGCTGATCGCAGCCTACGAGCCGTTCTCGCCGCAGGTCGAGTCGCTGCGCGCGATCCGCAGCCAGCTGATGCTGCGCTGGTTCGCGCGCGGGCGGCGTGCGCTGACCATCGTCGGCGTCGACCAGGACGACGGCGCCACGCTGTTCGCGGCCAACCTGGCGATCGTGTTTTCCCAGCTCGGCGAGCAGACCCTGCTGGTCGACGCCAACCTGCGTGCGCCGCGCCAGCATGACGCGTTCGCGCTCAAGCCGCGCCAGGGTCTGTCCGACCTGCTGGCCGGGCGCGCCGACCTGGACGTGATCGCGCGCGTGCCGGCCTTCGTCGACCTGTCCATCCTGCCTGCCGGGACGCTGCCGCCCAATCCGCAAGAGCTGCTGGCGCGCGAAGGCTTCCGCAACCTCAACACGCAGCTGGAAAGCCGCTACGACGTAGTACTGTACGAAGTCCCGCCGTTCCAGGCCGGGGTTGATTCGGTGGCGGTGGCCAGCCGCGCCGGCGGCGCGTTGCTGGCGACGCGCAAGAACCACACCCGGATCGCGCACATCGGCCGCGCCGCGGAACAATTGTCGGACGCGGGCTGCGAGATCCTGGGCTCGGTGGTGATGGAGTTCTGAGCATGGACACCGGCGTACGCTCCAGCGCCATCCCGCCGCCCTCCGCGCGTGCGCGCGTGCGGCGCGCGATGCGCGAGACGATACCGGAATGGTGGCCGGTATGGCTCGGCCTGGCTATGCTGCTGGGTCCGACCTTCTACGACCTGTTCACTGGCGCGTGGGTCAGCGAGGAGCAGGGCCACGGGCCGATCATACTCGGCCTGGCGCTGTGGCTGATCTGGCGTCGCTGGCCCGAGGTGCGAGCCGCGACCACGCCGCCTGTCGGCGCCTGGGCCGGCTGGCCGGTGCTGGCCCTCGGTTTGCTGGCCCACCTGCTCGGGCGCTCGCAAAAGATCCTGATGCTCGACATCCTGTCGATCATCCTCGTGATGGCGGCGATCATCCTGGTCAAGCGCGGTGGCCGCGCGCTGGCGATGCTGTGGTTTCCCTTTTTCTTCATGATCTTCATGGTCCCGCTGCCAAGCGAATTCGTGGCCGCGGTCACGATGCCGATGAAGATGGCGGTGTCGTGGGCGACCGAACACATCCTGTATGCCGTCGGCTATCCGATCAGCCGCTCGGGCGTGATCCTGCAGATCGGCCAGTACCAGTTGCTGGTGGCCGACGCCTGCGCCGGCCTGCAGACCCTGCTGACGCTGGAAGCGCTCGGCCTGTTTTACCTGAACCTGATGCGCCATCCCTCGGCCTTTCGCAACATCGGACTGGCGGCGTTCATCATTCCGATCTCGTTTTCCGCCAACGTGATCCGCGTCATGGTGCTGACCCTGATTACTTATTATTTCGGCGATGCGGCCGGGCAGGGCTTCCTGCACGGCTTCGCCGGCATGGTGCTGTTCGTGACGGCGCTGGTATTGATCCTGTCGGTCGACAATGCATTGCAGTGGACCGTCCGCCGCCGCCAGCAGCGCGCCGCCGCGTCGCAGTCCAGGGAGGCGGCATGAAACGCAGCGCGAACCGGAAATTTGCCGCCAGCCTGATCCTGGGGCTTGCCATGGCGGGCACGTCCGCCCTGACCGGGGCGCTCACGCCGACGCGCAAGGTCGCGGCGGCGCGGACGCAATTCAGCCTGGATCAGATGATTCCCAAGCGCTTCGGTGGCTGGACAGTGGACGACGGCGTGGCCCCGCTCACGCCCGACGAGACGCAAAAGGAACTCATCGCGGCGCTGTACGAGCAGACGCTGGCGCGCACCTACGTCAACGGTGCCGGAGAGCGGGTGATGCTGTCGATCGCCTATGGCGGCGACCAAAGCAAGCAGTTGCAGCTGCACTTGCCCGAGGTCTGCTACGTGGCCCAGGGCTTCGACATGATCAAGGACCGGCAGGGCGAGCTCGGCACCCGCTATGGCCAGGTTCCGGTCAAGCGCCTCGTGATGCGCCAGAACACGCGCAACGAGCCGATCACCTACTGGGTCACGATCGGCGACAAGGCGGTCATGTCCGGCCTGGGCCAGAAATACCAGCGCTTCGTCTACGGCTTGAGCGGCAGAATCCCGGACGGCATGCTGGTGCGCGTCTCCACCATCGGCGCCGACGACGCGACGGCGTACCGGGTCCAGGCGCGCTTCGTGAACCAGATGCTCGATGCGCTCGCGCCGCGCGACCGGATCCGCCTGCTGGGCGCCGCCACCAAGCAGGGCTAGCCCCGCGACAGGACCGCCGATGGATACTTTGCTGCTCGTGCTCTACACCTCGCTGCCCTGGGCGGCGGTCGTCGTGCTGTCGCTGATGGCGGTTGCCGGCGCCGGCGTCGGCATGGTGTGGCCGCGCTTTCTCGCCTATGTTTATCTTGGGGTGTTTTTCTTCCGCAATTCGACCAGCTACGGCTCGCTTGCAACCTTCGACACCGTCAGTGTCTACAGCCGCGGCTCGGGCGTGCTGCTGTTCCCGCTGCTGCTGTGGATGATGTTCGCGGTGTGGTGCTGCGCGCGCGTCTCGGCCAGCTTCCAGCGCTATCCGGCGCCGCCGTGCAACCTGCGGCCGTGGCTGCTGGGCTGGCTGCTGCTGCTCGGTGCCCACGTGGCCGCCGGCATGCTCACCGGCGTCAAGTTGTCCGCAGCCGTCGCGCCGTCCGGCTTTTCGCACATTGTCTGGATGGCGCCGCTGGTGTCGCTGATGCTGCTGTCGTTCCGTACCAGAGCGCATGCGATCGAGCTGTCGCGCTTCATCCTGCTGTCCGGCCTCGTGCGCGCCGGCTTCGGCCTGGCGCGCTGGGCGCTGGCGGGCGGCGACCCGAACAACGTCTACGCCAACATGAACGACATCAAGATCAAGCTGACCTTCTTCGACATCAACGACAGCCTGTTGTGCACGGTCGCCTTCGCGATCGCCGCGGTCAACCTGTTCCAGATCGCCAAGCATCAACGCTCGCAATTCTGGATCCTGGTCGACTGGGCCACCTTGCTTGCCACCGCCGCCTGCGTGGTGCTGTCGTTCCGCCGCACGGCCTGGATCGGCTTCCTGCTGACGGGCCTGGTCGTCATGATGCGCTTCCCGCTCCAGCGCCGCATGCAGCTGGTGGCGCTCGGTTTGCCGGTGGTCGGCGCCGCCTTGCTGGTCGCGGCCGTCAAGCGCCTGGGCCAGACCAAGGGCGCCGGGCACGGCATCGGCAGCCTGTTCTACGACATGGAATCGCGCCGCTTCGGCGCCGAAAGCGAACGCGTGCTCGAACTCAAGCTGGCGCTGGCCGACTTCATCTCGCACCCGTTTACCGGGATCGGCGCCTGGGGCCGCTATACCGGCTACCAGCAGATCGCGTGGCAGGACGGCCCGGACGGCGGCCTGTTCCTGCACAGCGGCGTGCTGCACATCGCGCTCAAGGCCGGGCTGCCCGGACTGGTACTGCTGTTCGGCACGATCTGGGCTTTCGTGGTCTTCGCACGACGCGCGCTGCGCGAGGCGCCGCCGGATCTGCTCGGCCTGGCGACCGCGGGCGCCGCCGGCCTGGCCTTCATGCTGCCCGACCTGCTGGTCGGCACGCCGTTCCCGCAGGTACGCACCACACAGATGCTGGCCATTTGCATGGCGCTGCCCTATGTCGCGATGGCGGTCGCAGCCGGCGTGCCGGCCGCCGGAACGGCGCCGATGGCCGCGCGCCGGCGCTTCAACATCCCGCCGGCGCCCGCATCGAGATCGACCTCGGCAGCCGCATCGGGGCCGGCATCTCCCGGCGCGCGCGCATGAATCTGAGCCTGGTCCGCAACGCCTTTTCCAACCTGCTCGGCGCGGTGATCCCGGCCCTGGTGGCGCTGGGCACCGTGCCGCTGGTGGTCAAGGGCCTGGGCGACGCCAGCTACGGCGTGTATTCGCTGGTCACGGCCATCGTCGGCTATTTCGCGGTGATCGACATCAACGTCACCGCCGGCTCGGTCAAGTACATCGCCGAATACCACGCCCGGCGCGAGCACGGCGCCGACCGTGCCAACGCGCAGGAAAGCATCGACGAGACCGTGTTTTTCGGCCTCGCCGTGTATTCGCTGCTGGGCCTGGTGGGCGGGCTCGGCCTGTTCTTCGGCGCGCGCCTGCTGGTCACGCGCGTGTTCGCCGTGCCGCCTGTCCTCGAGGCGGAGGCGATCGCCACGCTCGAGCTGGCCGCGCTCGGCTTCTTCATCGGCCAGGTGCAGAATTACCTGCAGAGCGTCCCGCAATCGCTGATGCGCTACGACATCGCCAGCCGCATCGAGATGGTGTTCGGTATCGGCGTGCCGCTCCTGACCGTCGGCGTGCTGATGCTGGGCCATGGCCTGTTCGTGGTGATCGGGGCGCGCGTGGCGGCCAGCGCCATCAATTGCCTGGTGCTGTGGCGCTGCATCCGCCGCCTGATGCCTGAACTCGTCTGGCGCCGGCCCGGCGCCGCGATCCGGCGCGAGCTGCTCGGCTTTTCCGCCTATTCTTTTCTCAGCCGCTTCGCGACCATGTCGTATGCGTATGCGGATAAATTGATCATCGGCTCGCTGGTCGGTGTCACCGGGCTGGCTTATTTCACGGTGGCCTCGACGCTGGCCAACCGCATCCTGAGCCTGACGTATCGCCTGTCCGGCGTGCTGTTCCCGGCGGCCAGCGCGCTTGCCGCGCGCGGCGAACTCGAGCGCCTCGGCCGGCTCTACCTGAAAGCCAGCCGCTACGTGGTGTTCATCAACGCGTCGGTGCTGGTCTTGGTGGCGGTGTTTTCGTATCAAATCTTGTACTACTGGATGAACCCGGCTTTCGCGCGCGCCGGGCAGGTGGTGCTGGCCGTGATGGCCTTGTCGCAGTTCATCGATTCGCTCACCAGCCTGCCGTCGCTGGTCAACGACGGTATGGGCCACCCGCGCTTTTCCGGCATGTTCGCACTGGCGCGTGCGTTGGTCGGGCTGGTCGTGGTCTACCTGGGCGTGGCCGGCTGGGGCATTGATGGGGCCGCCTGGGGACACCTGCTGGCGTCGATCGTGCTGACCGGCGCCTTCCTGGCCGCGGTGCATGGACGCACGGTGCCGGCGCGGCTGGGCGAGCTGGGGCGCCACGCTTACTTGCCGAGTGTGTTCGGCGTCGGTGCGGTGGCCCTGGCCGCCTACGCCGGCAATCGGTTGTTCGAGGCCGGCGTGCCGCAATTGCTGCTGCTGGTGCTGGCGACGATGGCGTTGCTGTTCGCTTACGGCACGTTGGTCGTGATCGAAAAGGACGACAAGATCCTGGCCCGGGCCCGGATCAAGAGCGTGCTCAAGGGGCTGCCGTCGGTGCGGAGGACGGTTTGAAGATTTTGATGGTGTCTGAGGATCTGCCCGGCGCCCAGGTCGGCGGCCTGGGCAAGCACGTGGTCACGCTGTCGAACGCGCTGCTCGAACTCGGGCATCAGGTCGACATCATGGGGCGCAGCGACTGTTTTCACGCGGACAGCGCGCGCGAGGTCGGCTTCCGCGGCCGCCTGCTGCCTGCCTTCAGTTTCGCGCGGCCCGGCTGGAAAGAGTTCCAGCTCGGCTTTTTCAATCCGGTCAAACGGCCCTGGTTCG
This genomic stretch from Massilia sp. 9096 harbors:
- a CDS encoding EpsD family peptidyl-prolyl cis-trans isomerase; amino-acid sequence: MKTISFPSLPKRALCAALILATATLSGCGDKVKERKPGQALASVNGEEVTMLQLNEEMQRASVPATRQDTASKQLLQVLIDRTLLEEAAAKESLDRDPKVMQAIDRARALIVAQAYLQKRIGNVARPTPAEVEDYFNKHPGLFSNRKQFSMDELVIATNDLTPEVRGAADRAKSLEEVAVWLDARKIKYGRSQITRSTADVPEPLSSKLLGQPKGQLFVIKEEPRAVFIAVTEIKDAPVSLQAASSQIEQYLMAQKNRELAAAELQRLRANARIEYINKSMMPDTAPGALPAGAPPSSTVAGAGPAAALGTVPRIAPAGNVGADKDALARGVAGMK
- a CDS encoding oligosaccharide flippase family protein, with the protein product MNLSLVRNAFSNLLGAVIPALVALGTVPLVVKGLGDASYGVYSLVTAIVGYFAVIDINVTAGSVKYIAEYHARREHGADRANAQESIDETVFFGLAVYSLLGLVGGLGLFFGARLLVTRVFAVPPVLEAEAIATLELAALGFFIGQVQNYLQSVPQSLMRYDIASRIEMVFGIGVPLLTVGVLMLGHGLFVVIGARVAASAINCLVLWRCIRRLMPELVWRRPGAAIRRELLGFSAYSFLSRFATMSYAYADKLIIGSLVGVTGLAYFTVASTLANRILSLTYRLSGVLFPAASALAARGELERLGRLYLKASRYVVFINASVLVLVAVFSYQILYYWMNPAFARAGQVVLAVMALSQFIDSLTSLPSLVNDGMGHPRFSGMFALARALVGLVVVYLGVAGWGIDGAAWGHLLASIVLTGAFLAAVHGRTVPARLGELGRHAYLPSVFGVGAVALAAYAGNRLFEAGVPQLLLLVLATMALLFAYGTLVVIEKDDKILARARIKSVLKGLPSVRRTV
- the epsI gene encoding exosortase-associated protein EpsI, B-type, which encodes MKRSANRKFAASLILGLAMAGTSALTGALTPTRKVAAARTQFSLDQMIPKRFGGWTVDDGVAPLTPDETQKELIAALYEQTLARTYVNGAGERVMLSIAYGGDQSKQLQLHLPEVCYVAQGFDMIKDRQGELGTRYGQVPVKRLVMRQNTRNEPITYWVTIGDKAVMSGLGQKYQRFVYGLSGRIPDGMLVRVSTIGADDATAYRVQARFVNQMLDALAPRDRIRLLGAATKQG
- the xrtB gene encoding exosortase B, with the translated sequence MRETIPEWWPVWLGLAMLLGPTFYDLFTGAWVSEEQGHGPIILGLALWLIWRRWPEVRAATTPPVGAWAGWPVLALGLLAHLLGRSQKILMLDILSIILVMAAIILVKRGGRALAMLWFPFFFMIFMVPLPSEFVAAVTMPMKMAVSWATEHILYAVGYPISRSGVILQIGQYQLLVADACAGLQTLLTLEALGLFYLNLMRHPSAFRNIGLAAFIIPISFSANVIRVMVLTLITYYFGDAAGQGFLHGFAGMVLFVTALVLILSVDNALQWTVRRRQQRAAASQSREAA
- a CDS encoding GDP-L-fucose synthase; protein product: MNTQARIYVAGHAGLVGSAIVRALRAQGHTDIVTRSHAELELTDQAQVRGFFRSQRVDEVYLAAAKVGGIHANNTYPADFIYDNMMVEANVVHEARASGVQKLLFLGSSCIYPRLAPQPIREEYLMGGALEPTNEPYAMAKIAGIKLCESYNRQYGTDYRSVMPTNLYGPGDNYHPENSHVIPALLRRFHEARQGNAPEVVIWGSGKPMREFLYVDDMAAACLHVMNLDRDTYVAHTDPMHSHINVGTGEDVTIAELARLVGETVGYRGRIVFDTSKPDGTPRKLLDVGKLKQLGWQASTSLQEGLRRTYQAFAMQAAEQDKLAPA
- the epsG gene encoding chain length determinant protein tyrosine kinase EpsG; protein product: MNSPVLSTLSPEHAAEMSMGALLLDAGKLKPEDAERVLRMQKETGIRFGEAAVRLGLVSESDVQQMLARQFSYPYLQKGQAGLSPKLIAAYEPFSPQVESLRAIRSQLMLRWFARGRRALTIVGVDQDDGATLFAANLAIVFSQLGEQTLLVDANLRAPRQHDAFALKPRQGLSDLLAGRADLDVIARVPAFVDLSILPAGTLPPNPQELLAREGFRNLNTQLESRYDVVLYEVPPFQAGVDSVAVASRAGGALLATRKNHTRIAHIGRAAEQLSDAGCEILGSVVMEF
- a CDS encoding O-antigen ligase, whose product is MDTLLLVLYTSLPWAAVVVLSLMAVAGAGVGMVWPRFLAYVYLGVFFFRNSTSYGSLATFDTVSVYSRGSGVLLFPLLLWMMFAVWCCARVSASFQRYPAPPCNLRPWLLGWLLLLGAHVAAGMLTGVKLSAAVAPSGFSHIVWMAPLVSLMLLSFRTRAHAIELSRFILLSGLVRAGFGLARWALAGGDPNNVYANMNDIKIKLTFFDINDSLLCTVAFAIAAVNLFQIAKHQRSQFWILVDWATLLATAACVVLSFRRTAWIGFLLTGLVVMMRFPLQRRMQLVALGLPVVGAALLVAAVKRLGQTKGAGHGIGSLFYDMESRRFGAESERVLELKLALADFISHPFTGIGAWGRYTGYQQIAWQDGPDGGLFLHSGVLHIALKAGLPGLVLLFGTIWAFVVFARRALREAPPDLLGLATAGAAGLAFMLPDLLVGTPFPQVRTTQMLAICMALPYVAMAVAAGVPAAGTAPMAARRRFNIPPAPASRSTSAAASGPASPGARA
- the epsF gene encoding chain length determinant protein EpsF; protein product: MNVHQFLLILLARKKIILTTLLLTVALALGFSLIQSKTYKATASVLLNYKGVDPLTGLTMPGQLMPGYMATQIDIIGSKNVALRVVDALHLASSPAVVEQFNQATGGRGTARDWLADLLVKKLEIVPSRESSVVEISFKGADPQFAAAVANAFADEYQKLTVQLKNEPAKKASSYFNEQTRQLRDNVEAAQARLSKYQQEKGIVTLDNNRIDVELQRLNDLSSQLVAAQTAAMEANSRQAAADSLAMSSPDVANNALIQQMRGNLAMAEGKFADNSERYGKNHPQYQAAQAELNKVRSELNAALGTVSRSVGSNAQVLRQRADELRQAVADQKTRVLELNRTRDELGVLLKDLDSAQRAFDAASQRFSQTRIESQSEQSDISLLNPAVAPTDPSGPRVLLNTLVSVLIGTILGVGLALLLELLNRPLRAASDVKDMLGIPVLGTIDWTPAHGRRGGIRGLMAPRRLLRLN
- the epsE gene encoding polysaccharide export protein EpsE — translated: MKRFVHWMMATMLMLAAGLAANVADAGEVLLGPGDVVKASVYGSPDLSLETRVSESGGMTFPLLGNVQVGGLSVQQAEKKIGGLLEKGGYLKKAQVNLLVTTLASQQVSVLGQVNRPGRYPIDGTRKVLDLLALAGGIGVDGGDMVTLVRNRNGSVSRETIDVVDIVRKGELNRDYEVAGGDIIFVERAPRAYITGEVNHPGAFRLERAMTVQQAVSAGGGLTPRGTQRGLRIVRRGADGTMQTIDAKTDDLVQTDDVITVRESWF